DNA from Elephas maximus indicus isolate mEleMax1 chromosome 18, mEleMax1 primary haplotype, whole genome shotgun sequence:
taaaaATAAACGAATGTAACTAATACAATTTTTTGCAATCATGGTGTGCTAAAATTTCAGAGACCAGCAGTTATCTAGGTTGAAATGAATTACTTCAGCTAAAATTCAAGAAGTATATAAGGGGAACGGTAGGTGAAGTTTTTAAATGTCAAAGGAGGTTTACTTTCTGTTTTATCATTTGGACAAGTCTAgttgctgggtttggtttttttttttttggtagttttcttgATGTTATCGGTTTCAGTTAGGGGAAATATATAGTTTTTTAGATATTGGAATACTGATAACAAGGTTTCTTTGTTATTCATATGCATTGTATGGTAATGTTTTGgttaatgatatttttaatctGAAAAAATTGAATAGAACACACATCAAATTCTTCTATGCATGGTTATAGTCAGCACACTGAAATATAATGGAGTTCagaatttaaaatacttttatgCCATCTGTTATAATTAAAACGTTAGTCTGAAATAGATTATTTAGCATTCAGTATCATTGCTTTACTTATTAATTCACAAAAGTTATTAAAGACAAGttattaaatacataaaatttgccaAATCTTGTGTTGAGCGCTTAAAAATATGAAGATGATTAAGACATATTGCCTGCCCTCCAATAGCCATTAGGCTATTGGGGAAAATAAATGAGTGCATAGATGCTTGTAATTTAATGTGGCAAATGCTGTGCTCAAGGTTTTTTGCACCCAAAAATCAGAGGCTAAACTCCCTGTCTTATTAGTAGCAGGGTTCTGGAATGGGTGTGTGATGAAGGTAATTTTTGAGTTGATCCTTACAGGACATTATAGAGTTTTTTTTCAGCTGGAATTAAAGGAGAGTGAATGCTCTGTTTGAAAGGCTCTCAGGAGCATAGCACGGCATGAGACCTCCTATACTCCTATAGGTAGACTCTTGAAAGAAAGTTGGATGCTGCGAGCAACACGAACTTTACTCTGGTGTTGATTCTCCACTTTTTCTAGAAATCCTTTCTGATTTCCGCATTTACCCAAACAGTTTAATACTCATTACACTAATGGAGTATTTGAAGAACTTAATAGGAATTTTAAGGTAATTCTGTCATTTATTGAGttaacagatatttactgagtctttactgtgggtcaggcatcttGCCAGATGTTTTCCTTTAACACTTCTCCACTTATTTCCTAAATGTTGTTGTTCAAATTCACATCTAAGAGTAAAGGAACCAAAGCTCACTGTGCCGTTGTGATATCATGGAGAAATCATCGCAGTGTATCCGTAAGCTTGGGGTGCCAATGTGAGGCACAAAGGCGATGTGGTTCCTTTGAGTCAGATGCTCCTTTGAGATTAGAAGTAGAACCCACACTTTGGACTCCTCATCCCTCGTTCTCTTCATTAACTGCAGTAAGAGACATATATTTCACCTGGTAAGAGGCAACAGTTCTAAGGAGCTCAAACATTTCTTTATGCCATCTTGACACTGATGTGCTGCTTGtgaaattgttattttttaaaaaacaaagatgggaTTAGCTAAAGCATTCTAGGATTTCTTCTAGGTTAGTACATATTGAGAAGTagtattttttttccagtaataatttttttcattttttattttattattatacttcagatagtttacagaaaaaactagcttctcattaaacagttactacacatactattttgtaacattggttaccagccccatgacatgtcattACCCTCCCTTTTCGACTCTGGGTcccctattatcagcttttctgtcccctcctgccttctagtccttgcccctgggccggaGTCCCTCTTTAGTctctttgttttatgggtctgtctaatcattggctgaagggtgaacctcacgagtaacttcgttactgagctaaaaggttgtcTGGGGTCATAATCTCGGGGTTTCGccagtctccatcaggccagtaagtctggtcttttttagtgagttagaattttgttctacatttttctctaggcctgtccaggatcctctattgtgatccctgtcagagcagtcagtggtggtagctaggcaccatctagttgtactggactctgtctggtggaagctgtggtatttgtggtccattagtcctttggactaatctttcccttgggtctttgattttcttcgttctcccttgctccagatggggtaagagcagtggagtatcttagatggcttctctcaagcttttaagaccccagacactactcaccaaagtagaatgtagaacattttctctataacttatgttttgccaattgagctagatgttccccaagaccctggtcccctcagcccagtaatttggtccctcggggagtttggatgggtctatggagcttccgtgaccttgcctcagacaggttgtgctggcttccccagtaattGTACTCTTACCCAAGAAGTAATATTTGAAAGATATACTTTACCACGATTTCTGGGATTACTGTTAAGTGTTATTAATTATATTTCCTGATACTCTTATGCTGATTCTTTTTTACAGACAAATTGATGGTAAACCAGAGAGGCCTTCGGTAACATATGCAACGTATCGGGGCCCCAGGcaaatgaagaaatatttaaagaagcaGAGTGCGGTAGATACTGTGAATCACTTGGATGGAGAAAATGAAAGTTCTGACTCCAGTACAAGCACACACACTGGCCCTGGAAGTGAGACTGGGGCTGGGTTAGCTCCATCATTGTCATCCATGAGCATAGATGTGTCTGTGAAAGAACGTTTGCTTGGAGGCCCATTAGAAGACTCCAGTGGTAACAAAATAAATCTCAACACAGAAAGTCATCTGGCAGACAAACCAGAACTGCAGTGTATTGCTTCTTCTAAGgatgttttaaataaaaatgacccTGGGGGACCTGAGGGAAGTAGGTCGTCCCCTTCTTCTCTGAGTAACTCCAACGCCGCTGTTGGAGAAAATGACTCACAGCAACATTTACGTTGTGTGCCAGTTTCTCAGACTGACAGAAATTTGGTATGTTCAGCTTTGTTTACAGGAAGTAACAACAGCAGAGTTCCTTGCAGTCCAGAGTTTCAGAGGAGGACAGAaaatacaacagaagaaaacagtcCTGTGAGGAGAGATAGGACATTGGTGCAAAGAGGAGAGTGTGTAGAGCTTCAGAGCCCTGCTACTTCCGACTTCTCTTGTGGTAAAGCTGATGGGAGTGACACCACCAAACAGGAAAGTACAAATTTGCCAAGTCCATATAAATCAATTAGGCATGAAGATCTGCAGTTGCCAGAGAGTAAGTGTTCTGACACACAACCTGTGGATAACTCATCAAAGCTGGCTACCAGTCACACCAGCACCATTGCTCTCGAGAGACATGTTGTGACAGACACAGAACGTACACATGAAGGAAACCCGTCTACTACCCGACACTCACAAATGAATTTCGCTGTAACTGAAATCAAGCACGACACAGAAAGTGTCTTAGCTGGTGAACTCACAACTTCAAGTAATATAAATGCTCCAAAAAGTAGAAATGACTCATTACACAAAGACATTGACCAGTTGCTTACGACAGAAACAAAAAAGCTTGATTTCAGGCCACATGGCACAACTTCTCAGACTGTTAGGATAAATCAAAAGGACTCTGTCTCTTTAAAATGTATCAGTGAATCAGGAGTTGTAGCGTGCTTAGGAGATACAGTAGCGCCTGAACTGAATTTTGAAGTTAATAGAAATCacatttcagaatctcctctTGAGAGTCTTCAACAAGCCAAATTATCACTGGATGCTAAAAAATCTCTTACCCTTGactgtaaaaaattaaatttcaatgCTTCACCTCCTACCTTTGTTTCTGGAGCTGACATGCTGAGCCAGTTGGAGAATCCTGTGTTAACGGATGAGGGTTCTTCTGTGCTCATTGAAACTGGGGGTGTCAATACTGCTGGTATTTCCTATCAGTGTCAAGAAGAAAACGTGGCAGATCGTGTTGAAGCTGCAGATAGGAAAagtcctcctccttccctccgcCTTGAGCAGGCAGCTGCAGTTTTTGAATCCAAGGAAGTTATTCCTGGTAGTAAAAAATGCCAGGTTCCACCAGGTCCTGAAAGCACTGATGCCCACTTAACTGGAGTGGACCTGTTGAGCTCTGAGTCTCGAAGCCTCTGTAAGGACCACAGTTCAGTTTCATCTCAAGGGTCTAATAAAGCGAAGCTAGCTCCTTTAAACACTAAATCCAGTAATAGCACTGTAGATAAGTCTGATTCtctttccttggaaaccacaaCTGATAACATTGCTCAAATGTTATCAAAAGCTGAAGTTGATGGTCAGAATGACGTTCCTGTTAAGTCATGTTCTGGAAGAAGAAAAGCTATAGCCCTACCCAAGATTTCTGTTTCCCAAACAGAGCCTAGAATCATTTCTCAGGATAAAATTTTTTCTTCTACATCTGAAATTGCAGATAAAACAGAGAAGCCTGTTTTATCAGAATTAGCTTCTTTAGACAAAAGTTTTCAATCCAGGGGTCAAGAGATTAAAGAGAAATGTTCAGATTTAGACCATAAAGAGAATTGCCAAGCTGAGGTTTCTACTTCTGCCTCCAAATATCAAGGCATACAGCATCCAGAGGTGGAAACTTTAGGTGATCCTCCTGCTCTTTTACTTGCTGTTCATAATGAAAAAGTCACCAGGCAAAGGGCACAGAATTATGAAACTAACCCTTCCATGATTTGTGAACCTGCAGAGATGCGTGGCACCAAAAAGGCTTCTGGGCTCTCAGAAATGACAGAACCTGGGTTAACTAATATTTTCCCAAAATTCCAAGAAACTGACAGCACGAAAGTAAATTCACCTTTTCTGGGTTCTGATGTCAGTTTGGAAAAAATTGTCTTGGCATCTGAGGAGTCAAGCTTTCTTAACGTTACTTCCATGCTGAGATCAGAAGAGAAAGCCTCATCtcacagaaagaaagagaacgCTCATTTTCTATGGGAATGTACTGATAGGGTGTCTTCCTGTAGTAACTCTGAAGATGTTAGCGTGGTTACAAGTTCACATAACCTAAAAGATAATATTAATTCTGAAAAAGTTACCCTAGATCTCACATATGAAGGTGCCCCCTTAACTAACCTGCTATCCCCTAGTAGCTCTTATTTGGAATTTGAAACGCCTGACCCGTCAGGGGCAGAAGTAACCCCACTTCGGGAACATTTTGGGATTCATACTGGGAAGGTATCTCTTGATTTCCCAACTGCTGCCCAGTTTGACAGTCCCATGGAAGCAGAGGCTGAAGCAGTTGCTGGGGCTCCAGTGTCAGTTAACAGCTCAAGCCAGCAGTGTTCTGAAGCATCTGCTGAGCacacagaagcagagagaagagcaCATGACCAACTTTGGGACCCCGAAAGTGGTTTACTTAAAAAGGCTGATACATTAATTGATGAGATTTTTAACTCTGTGAGAGAAGAACTAAAATCTAAACccacagttggaatctaccaagaACATACAGCCACAGATGGTATAATGAATCCAGGTACCCTGAAAGAAGATACCCCTGAGGAAAGCTCATCAGAAGAAATGGCACCAGCAGGGATCCAACTGACTGACCGTTTGAAAGAGCAGGGCACGGAAGACATGTCAGAAAACAAAGGGGAAGAGAAGgccagtgttttaaccactgttgGTGAGAAGAGTCTCCTTTTTGATTCTGATAGAGTGAATGTGACTTATTTGTTAGAAGATCAAACTAGGAAATTAGTTGATGAGGTTATTTATTCAGCCCAAGAAAATCTGGTGGATGAACCTTTTGAAGATACTGAGAATACCTGGGATTCTGAACTTCAGGCTAACGCTTCACAAATTCTGAACAATGATAGTGTTAAGCCACATGATAGAGTTAGGGAGTTCCTGGTATCAGAGCAAGCAGTAAATCAAAGCACATgtgaaattaatgaaaataaagtaATAAGTAGATACTTCTCTGTAAGTAACTTGGTTAGTGACACAGAGTCAATTAAAGGAAGAGAAATGGTTCTCTACCAAAAATCCCCATTTTCTGGAAAGGGAGTGGGGTATTCTGATAATATAAATGTGGAGGAATCAGATACTGTTTTACTGTCTGAAGACACGCCCCACAGAGAGTTAGATGATGGGGTAAAAACACATTTACTTCTCAAAGAGGGCtgtaaagagaaaaaggaaatagagTGTGTGGATAATCACAAAAGTGGGATGGAAGACACAGGAACTCTTGTATTAAACTTCACTTTGCCTCCGTTTGTGAGTGATGACACCCATGCACCTGGCACATCCAAAAGCAGCTTGTCTGATAGTCTAGTATGTATATCTGAAAAAAATTTGCCAGGACACAGTAGTAAAAGCACACCCCTTGCACTGTCAGAAGTAGTAAAAGTACACAAAAAGGATACTGAAGTGACTGTAGGAAAAATTGAGCTCGTACCTTCCATGTTAGAAATGGGGAAAGCAAACAGAAAGGACGCTGAACTGAACATTAGGAAGTTTGAGGCAGCCCCTCCTACATTAGGAATGGGAAAAGCACGTAAAAAGGATGTTGAATTGGATGGCACAAAAGCTGAACCAAGAGCTGACGTTTTTAACATGGGGGAAGCACGCCAAATGGATGTTGAGAGGTATATTGAAAAAGATGAGGGATTACCTGTCATCTTAGGGATGGAAAAAACTTTTAAGATGAGGGATACTGAAGGGGGTATTGGCAAAACTGAGGTGATGCCTATGATGTCTGAGGTGAAAAATACCTACCGAAAAGATGCCGAGGGGATTACTGGGAAAACTGAAGTGATGCCAGTTACGTTAGACGTGGAAAGTGTTTGCCCAAAGGATGCTGAAGGGGATATTACAAAAACTGAGGTAACACCTATTCCATTAGAAATGGAAATTATTCACAAAAAACATGCTGAAGGGGACGTTGGCAAGACTGAAGTGACACCTGTTACCTCAGAAGTGAGAAATACCTACCAAAAAGATGCTGAGAGGATTACTGAAAATACTGAAGTGACACCTGTTACCTCAGAAGTGAGAAATACCTACCAAAAAGATGCTGAGAGGATTACTGAAAATACTGAAGTGGTACCTGTTACAGTAGGAATGGAAAATATTTGCCAGAAAGATGCCAAAAGTGATATTGATGAGATTGTAGTGGAAGCTGGTATATCAGAAGTGGGAAATACCTACCAAAAAGATGCTGAGAGGATTACAGGAAATACTGCAGTGATACCTGTTACGttagaaatggaaaatatttgcccAGAGGGTGCTGAAGGGGTTACTGACAAGACCAAAATGCCACCTGTTATGTCAGAAGTGGACAATACCTACCAAAAAGAGTCTGAGAGGATTACTGAAAACACGGAAGTGATACCTGttacattaaaaatagaaaatatttgccCAAAGGGTGCGGAAGGAGATAGTGCAAAAACTGAGGTGACTTTGGATGTGCTAGAAATGGAAAATACCTACAAAAAGGATGCCGAAGAGGTTTTTAAGAATACTGAAATGTTACCTTCTGTGTTAGACCTGAAAGAAGCACAGGAGGCAGCACCTACCTCTGCCtcttcagaaatggaaaaagcaTGCAAGAGGGATGCTAAAGAGACTATTGGGACAATTGTGCCTGTGCCCCCTACGACAGAAATGGAAAGAACATCCACAGAACATTCTGATGGGAGTAGTGGGAAACAAGAAGCGTTATCTACTATGTTAAACATGGAGAAAACTTATGGAACAGGT
Protein-coding regions in this window:
- the CRYBG3 gene encoding very large A-kinase anchor protein isoform X4, with amino-acid sequence MSGGRRRGGAPWHSLSRFFAPRSPSRDKEEEEEERLGTSQTPAPGRGAASVENEPMSTSQKKENVHSSEAVKIPQNEDKRNNAEKPVTPPTQEDSRKPDDLPCSPSDAKTGEGDRQPKESFFQFLGNLFNISGKSSLGETKQSSFKDDHDKTEKDLPNLSDRHEEGITGVRNIFSGSTGAHVLPAEEQDSNSPELSDAFSLNTTQDSEQETNDLLKQIDGKPERPSVTYATYRGPRQMKKYLKKQSAVDTVNHLDGENESSDSSTSTHTGPGSETGAGLAPSLSSMSIDVSVKERLLGGPLEDSSGNKINLNTESHLADKPELQCIASSKDVLNKNDPGGPEGSRSSPSSLSNSNAAVGENDSQQHLRCVPVSQTDRNLVCSALFTGSNNSRVPCSPEFQRRTENTTEENSPVRRDRTLVQRGECVELQSPATSDFSCGKADGSDTTKQESTNLPSPYKSIRHEDLQLPESKCSDTQPVDNSSKLATSHTSTIALERHVVTDTERTHEGNPSTTRHSQMNFAVTEIKHDTESVLAGELTTSSNINAPKSRNDSLHKDIDQLLTTETKKLDFRPHGTTSQTVRINQKDSVSLKCISESGVVACLGDTVAPELNFEVNRNHISESPLESLQQAKLSLDAKKSLTLDCKKLNFNASPPTFVSGADMLSQLENPVLTDEGSSVLIETGGVNTAGISYQCQEENVADRVEAADRKSPPPSLRLEQAAAVFESKEVIPGSKKCQVPPGPESTDAHLTGVDLLSSESRSLCKDHSSVSSQGSNKAKLAPLNTKSSNSTVDKSDSLSLETTTDNIAQMLSKAEVDGQNDVPVKSCSGRRKAIALPKISVSQTEPRIISQDKIFSSTSEIADKTEKPVLSELASLDKSFQSRGQEIKEKCSDLDHKENCQAEVSTSASKYQGIQHPEVETLGDPPALLLAVHNEKVTRQRAQNYETNPSMICEPAEMRGTKKASGLSEMTEPGLTNIFPKFQETDSTKVNSPFLGSDVSLEKIVLASEESSFLNVTSMLRSEEKASSHRKKENAHFLWECTDRVSSCSNSEDVSVVTSSHNLKDNINSEKVTLDLTYEGAPLTNLLSPSSSYLEFETPDPSGAEVTPLREHFGIHTGKVSLDFPTAAQFDSPMEAEAEAVAGAPVSVNSSSQQCSEASAEHTEAERRAHDQLWDPESGLLKKADTLIDEIFNSVREELKSKPTVGIYQEHTATDGIMNPGTLKEDTPEESSSEEMAPAGIQLTDRLKEQGTEDMSENKGEEKASVLTTVGEKSLLFDSDRVNVTYLLEDQTRKLVDEVIYSAQENLVDEPFEDTENTWDSELQANASQILNNDSVKPHDRVREFLVSEQAVNQSTCEINENKVISRYFSVSNLVSDTESIKGREMVLYQKSPFSGKGVGYSDNINVEESDTVLLSEDTPHRELDDGVKTHLLLKEGCKEKKEIECVDNHKSGMEDTGTLVLNFTLPPFVSDDTHAPGTSKSSLSDSLVCISEKNLPGHSSKSTPLALSEVVKVHKKDTEVTVGKIELVPSMLEMGKANRKDAELNIRKFEAAPPTLGMGKARKKDVELDGTKAEPRADVFNMGEARQMDVERYIEKDEGLPVILGMEKTFKMRDTEGGIGKTEVMPMMSEVKNTYRKDAEGITGKTEVMPVTLDVESVCPKDAEGDITKTEVTPIPLEMEIIHKKHAEGDVGKTEVTPVTSEVRNTYQKDAERITENTEVTPVTSEVRNTYQKDAERITENTEVVPTKMPPVMSEVDNTYQKESERITENTEVIPVTLKIENICPKGAEGDSAKTEVTLDVLEMENTYKKDAEEVFKNTEMLPSVLDLKEAQEAAPTSASSEMEKACKRDAKETIGTIVPVPPTTEMERTSTEHSDGSSGKQEALSTMLNMEKTYGTGLELTITHAEAVLPSEFEAVKVPQVYAEVIGGKMEEEPTEIKESLIACGNRFTSHFRGYESPTLSKDYEGYPALAIPDFQPEDTTASLDRRMSVTAVRNKKRDLDYSNAKEHSNLAFVSQDEQENPSFTILYEEPLQDEDKYASAEVRRTRSLLFPDTSIDSMPVVACERSESRTDLLHRFEKDAKLGETFDSDNSEMLLSVEAKRYKIYPLALSPIYEDDSSQEDLLSSEVSPGHHGSTKSRESSNQPSSVLSLLQSVSERLKMNFDEDGQEAGEEEEEEEEEEELGQRGSLRSQRREHISFKLPDSPIAFYPEEDQERTGLSKHSYTQSNEPTTSNLQIGLWPEKTSFLQKSDLTSKLHSSLKSVYHQYLQTSKTHSSEKGARFGRILQEPVSKSFHVPDNSARLSVFTENIDKQTLRCIPRPGKMVIYDLHGCKYKQEIYGNIPDATSWSFPNGVLIKVVRGCWILYEKPHFQGQKCVLEEGEKVLNRDWILQNRKHPQRNFVLGSIKRVLKDCSVPEIELCAQSDSACCPIYIQRAVPNLEELNIPKSVSFTVKSGVWLAYPDINFKGQATVLEEDHGLFEISATEMKSLHPLQMGGLKVEMPMNLKVIIYEKPHFFGQAKDFSEHIDSVPNFLKNDKNFHGIGSVRVIGGVWVAYEKEHFKGQQFLLEEGDFEDSSACGALSGPILSFRYLQANFIESSITLFESDLESGKFIDIMNQEISDLEEIGFGSVTRSIHVKSGVWVAYQQKFFCGEQYILEKGKYKCFFDWGGSNNIIMSIRPVRLEPLGINEPPHLLKAFGEPGFQGGCVDFTEEVSDLTSFTPCSFKVLRGCWLLYYQGDISDNQCVLEEGLYADLISCGCPTSEVKSLKPIDYVFEEPSISLFALEHCEGRELHLEEAVNSVLNKDLHLYTQSVWVKSGLWIAYEGSNFLGKQILLEPSEIPNWTAFSGWKTIGSLRPMKQPAVYIRIKNRAQDEYLTVTGNLADTRATSVCISPYSGKNTQIWHYCRGLFKSKASDTCLDVIGGRDIPGAKVALWTEHGQFRQKWRLNKDGTISSYLSDQLVLDVKGGNYYDKTHVIVNQPLEGEETQKWDIEIL
- the CRYBG3 gene encoding very large A-kinase anchor protein isoform X2, which translates into the protein MSGGRRRGGAPWHSLSRFFAPRSPSRDKEEEEEERLGTSQTPAPGRGAASVENEPMSTSQKKENVHSSEAVKIPQNEDKRNNAEKPVTPPTQEDSRKPDDLPCSPSDAKTGEGDRQPKESFFQFLGNLFNISGKSSLGETKQSSFKDDHDKTEKDLPNLSDRHEEGITGVRNIFSGSTGAHVLPAEEQDSNSPELSDAFSLNTTQDSEQETNDLLKQIDGKPERPSVTYATYRGPRQMKKYLKKQSAVDTVNHLDGENESSDSSTSTHTGPGSETGAGLAPSLSSMSIDVSVKERLLGGPLEDSSGNKINLNTESHLADKPELQCIASSKDVLNKNDPGGPEGSRSSPSSLSNSNAAVGENDSQQHLRCVPVSQTDRNLVCSALFTGSNNSRVPCSPEFQRRTENTTEENSPVRRDRTLVQRGECVELQSPATSDFSCGKADGSDTTKQESTNLPSPYKSIRHEDLQLPESKCSDTQPVDNSSKLATSHTSTIALERHVVTDTERTHEGNPSTTRHSQMNFAVTEIKHDTESVLAGELTTSSNINAPKSRNDSLHKDIDQLLTTETKKLDFRPHGTTSQTVRINQKDSVSLKCISESGVVACLGDTVAPELNFEVNRNHISESPLESLQQAKLSLDAKKSLTLDCKKLNFNASPPTFVSGADMLSQLENPVLTDEGSSVLIETGGVNTAGISYQCQEENVADRVEAADRKSPPPSLRLEQAAAVFESKEVIPGSKKCQVPPGPESTDAHLTGVDLLSSESRSLCKDHSSVSSQGSNKAKLAPLNTKSSNSTVDKSDSLSLETTTDNIAQMLSKAEVDGQNDVPVKSCSGRRKAIALPKISVSQTEPRIISQDKIFSSTSEIADKTEKPVLSELASLDKSFQSRGQEIKEKCSDLDHKENCQAEVSTSASKYQGIQHPEVETLGDPPALLLAVHNEKVTRQRAQNYETNPSMICEPAEMRGTKKASGLSEMTEPGLTNIFPKFQETDSTKVNSPFLGSDVSLEKIVLASEESSFLNVTSMLRSEEKASSHRKKENAHFLWECTDRVSSCSNSEDVSVVTSSHNLKDNINSEKVTLDLTYEGAPLTNLLSPSSSYLEFETPDPSGAEVTPLREHFGIHTGKVSLDFPTAAQFDSPMEAEAEAVAGAPVSVNSSSQQCSEASAEHTEAERRAHDQLWDPESGLLKKADTLIDEIFNSVREELKSKPTVGIYQEHTATDGIMNPGTLKEDTPEESSSEEMAPAGIQLTDRLKEQGTEDMSENKGEEKASVLTTVGEKSLLFDSDRVNVTYLLEDQTRKLVDEVIYSAQENLVDEPFEDTENTWDSELQANASQILNNDSVKPHDRVREFLVSEQAVNQSTCEINENKVISRYFSVSNLVSDTESIKGREMVLYQKSPFSGKGVGYSDNINVEESDTVLLSEDTPHRELDDGVKTHLLLKEGCKEKKEIECVDNHKSGMEDTGTLVLNFTLPPFVSDDTHAPGTSKSSLSDSLVCISEKNLPGHSSKSTPLALSEVVKVHKKDTEVTVGKIELVPSMLEMGKANRKDAELNIRKFEAAPPTLGMGKARKKDVELDGTKAEPRADVFNMGEARQMDVERYIEKDEGLPVILGMEKTFKMRDTEGGIGKTEVMPMMSEVKNTYRKDAEGITGKTEVMPVTLDVESVCPKDAEGDITKTEVTPIPLEMEIIHKKHAEGDVGKTEVTPVTSEVRNTYQKDAERITGNTAVIPVTLEMENICPEGAEGVTDKTKMPPVMSEVDNTYQKESERITENTEVIPVTLKIENICPKGAEGDSAKTEVTLDVLEMENTYKKDAEEVFKNTEMLPSVLDLKEAQEAAPTSASSEMEKACKRDAKETIGTIVPVPPTTEMERTSTEHSDGSSGKQEALSTMLNMEKTYGTGLELTITHAEAVLPSEFEAVKVPQVYAEVIGGKMEEEPTEIKESLIACGNRFTSHFRGYESPTLSKDYEGYPALAIPDFQPEDTTASLDRRMSVTAVRNKKRDLDYSNAKEHSNLAFVSQDEQENPSFTILYEEPLQDEDKYASAEVRRTRSLLFPDTSIDSMPVVACERSESRTDLLHRFEKDAKLGETFDSDNSEMLLSVEAKRYKIYPLALSPIYEDDSSQEDLLSSEVSPGHHGSTKSRESSNQPSSVLSLLQSVSERLKMNFDEDGQEAGEEEEEEEEEEELGQRGSLRSQRREHISFKLPDSPIAFYPEEDQERTGLSKHSYTQSNEPTTSNLQIGLWPEKTSFLQKSDLTSKLHSSLKSVYHQYLQTSKTHSSEKGARFGRILQEPVSKSFHVPDNSARLSVFTENIDKQTLRCIPRPGKMVIYDLHGCKYKQEIYGNIPDATSWSFPNGVLIKVVRGCWILYEKPHFQGQKCVLEEGEKVLNRDWILQNRKHPQRNFVLGSIKRVLKDCSVPEIELCAQSDSACCPIYIQRAVPNLEELNIPKSVSFTVKSGVWLAYPDINFKGQATVLEEDHGLFEISATEMKSLHPLQMGGLKVEMPMNLKVIIYEKPHFFGQAKDFSEHIDSVPNFLKNDKNFHGIGSVRVIGGVWVAYEKEHFKGQQFLLEEGDFEDSSACGALSGPILSFRYLQANFIESSITLFESDLESGKFIDIMNQEISDLEEIGFGSVTRSIHVKSGVWVAYQQKFFCGEQYILEKGKYKCFFDWGGSNNIIMSIRPVRLEPLGINEPPHLLKAFGEPGFQGGCVDFTEEVSDLTSFTPCSFKVLRGCWLLYYQGDISDNQCVLEEGLYADLISCGCPTSEVKSLKPIDYVFEEPSISLFALEHCEGRELHLEEAVNSVLNKDLHLYTQSVWVKSGLWIAYEGSNFLGKQILLEPSEIPNWTAFSGWKTIGSLRPMKQPAVYIRIKNRAQDEYLTVTGNLADTRATSVCISPYSGKNTQIWHYCRGLFKSKASDTCLDVIGGRDIPGAKVALWTEHGQFRQKWRLNKDGTISSYLSDQLVLDVKGGNYYDKTHVIVNQPLEGEETQKWDIEIL